The nucleotide sequence TGGGCGAATGGTTTCGTCTAAAATATCATCGATTTCAAAAACGAGTGCCTGCTTATCGCCAAAGTTGATTTCGGGAACGGCTTGAGCTTTAAATTCGATAGCTTCAACGCGATTATTGATTTCGTCCTTAATGGTCATTTCGATTTCAAACCAGTCAGATTCATCATTTTTTGTAATAGTGATGTAATTATCGCGGTAAAAAACACTGACAACTCCTTCAACGGCGAAGCATGCGCGTGATAAATCATCGCTTGCCTCAGCTACGGATGAAAATTGGCAGATGCCATCTTCGAGTATCGTTTCGTTTAAAACGTACTTCAAGGCATTGGGATTTGGAGTGGTTTCCATGTGGGTGACAAAAATCATGATGTATTCCTAAAATAAAATTTCCATAAAATACACGAAATATTATAAATAAAAGTTTTTTAAGACGAGAAGTCGCTAGAAATGCTGTCGGCCCCTAGGGATCAAGAATTAAATGACTGGATTATATCGTCTAAGATTTACGATTACAGATGATTAAACCTAAGATTGTCATTATTAAGGCTAAAGCAATATTGATGGTAAATGACTCTCCTAAAAAGAATACACCCAAGAATGTGCCCACCAAAGGCACGAGGTAATTGCTAAAAGAAGTGAAAGTTGGCCCTGCAATGCGTACCGACTGAATATAGAAGAGGTAAACAATTCCAGAGGCAAAGACGCCAAGTATAAATAGATAAGCCCAGGCCTTGCTATCAGTGGGTAAATTAAAACCCTCCGCGTAGAGCCAGTAAATAAGAAAAGGAATTGAGTAAAGCATTAAAATAAAACGTGAGGCATGCAAGGCCGAAATACTATTAGGGATCCTATCCATGAACATGAATGCCCAGGCAAAGCAAAAAGCCGCTCCTAAAATAGCTGCGTAACCTTTCAATGAACCCGAAAAGCTGCTCGCGCTAGGGTTAATCAGGATAAATAAACCCACAAAGGCAACGGCCATACCGATATATTGCCACCGTCCTGCTTTTTGTCCTTTGCCGACTAGGTTTTGTAATAAGGCAGTGAAAACGGGGATGATTCCCAAGATGATCGCCACCACGGCGGAGTCTAATTGTTGCTGGCCATAGCCAATTAAATAAAAGGGGATTGCGGCATCCGTTGCACCCAGGGCAATAAAGAGAATCAGTAGTTTTTTGTCGAGTTTTATCTTTTTTTTGCGTTCCTTAGGGATAAGCAAAATCATAATGCTCAAGGTAATGAATCCGAAAAACATGCGCAGAGCCGCTAAACCTAAGGGAGAAAAATGTTTTAGAATATAATCATTTAGTAGGAATTGTGATCCCCAGATGAGGCCAATGCAGAGCATTAAAATGTATTTCATGTCATTCCTTTTTTCTAAGTGAATATGAGAATAATGGCTGGAGGTAAATATTCACCTAGGTGAGAAGATTTATCACTTGTTTTTATTATCCTAGTGGAAGTGGCATAGCGATTTTTATTGATACGATATTCCTTAAAGTGTTAATGTTAAAAACTTTGCAGTAAAATTGAGGTAAGGATTTAAAAAGCTTGCTTCCCTTAATCTTTAGTCGTATGTTCACTCAGCATAAAGAAATTTATGTTATCTTGCGTTTGTAGTAGTGTGAGTCCTCAGCTTCGGCTGAGGGCTATTTTTCTTTAATGAAATAAGCTCCAAATGACTGTCTTCAAGCAAAAGAAATTGCGTCTCAAGAGGCAAGTCATTATGTAAAATTAAATTTGGGTGCTCTATTGTCGGGTTTTTATTTTAATTATTCATAGGATCAATTTATGTCTTCTAAAGCTACTTTGGAAAAGATTACAAATTTATGTAAACGCCGTGGTTTAATTTTTCAGAGTTCAGAACTCTATGGTGGCTTTAATGGCTTCTGGGATTTCGGACCCTACGGTACAGCAATGCGTCGTGCGGTTGAATCCACTTGGTGGGATTACATGGTGGAACAACGTGACAATGTTGTCGGACAGGATTCCACTATTATTTGCCATCCACAAGTATGGAAAGCCTCTGGTCACGTAGACCAATTTGCCGACATCATGGTTGATAATAAAATCAGTAAGAAACGCTATAGAATTGATAATTTACTCGAGCAACAAAACGAACAAGTTTTAGCTAAAGTTGCTGAACTCATGGGCTCTGAAGCTGATATTGGTAAACTCGAAGCCGCTTTTGAAACCAAACTTCAAGATAGCGAAAATATCGATACCGTGCTCATTGATGCTCAAGTCATTGATCCTGCTACAGGTAAAGTAGGGGACTGGACGCCACCTCGTCAGTTCAACCTCATGATGCAAACTCATGTAGGACCCGTTATAAGCGAAGAAAATAAAGCTTATTTACGTGCAGAAACTTGTCAGCCAATTTTTATAAATTTTCAGACTATCTGTAACTCAACTCGTCAAAAACTTCCCTTTGGTATTGCTCAAACGGGTAAAGCTTTTCGTAACGAGATCAATCCTCGTAACTTCATTTTCCGTTCACGCGAATTCAATCAAATGGAATTAGAGTTTTTCTGTCACGCCGATGATTCAATGGAATGGTACAATTTCTGGCGTGATCAACGTCTTGCTTTTTATTCTGATGTACTCAAATTCAAAGACGGTAGCATGAGAACTCATGATCACGATAAACTTGCGCATTACGCAAAAGCCGCAATGGATATCGAATTCGAATTCCCATTTGGTTGGGGAGAGCTCGAGGGTATTCACCACCGTGGTACTTGGGACTTAAGTCAGCATGCTGAATTCTCCGGTCAAAAACAAGAATACTTTGATCAAGCACGCAATGAAAAATACGTTCCTACCGTAGTGGAAACTTCTGTAGGTCTTGATCGCTTGATGTTAGCACTACTGTGTGAAGCCTATGACGAAGATGAAGCTATAACAGCAAAAGATGGCAAAGAAGTAGAAGGACGTGTAGTTATGCGCTTTCCTGCAATTATTGCTCCTGTACAAGTGGCAATTTTACCTCTCTCCAAAAAACTTTCTGAGGGTGCTCGTGAAATTCATGCTAAACTCAAACCTTTCTTTCGTACTGAGTATGATGAAGCACAAGGTATTGGTAAACGCTACCGTCGCCAAGACGAGATTGGTACACCTTTCTGTTTGACCTATGATTTTGAATCAAGCGAAGATAATTGTGTCACTGTACGTGAACGAGATAGCATGAGTCAAGAACGCGTTGCTGTTGATCAGCTCGCCAACTACCTCATGGATAAAATTAGAGGCTAATTATTATGTTAGTAATGATCGACAACTATGATTCCTTCACTTGGAACTTAGTTCAATATTTCGGTGAATTAGGCCATCTTCCAAAAGTCATTCGCAATGATAAAATTACGATTGAGGAATTAGAAGAACTGAAGCCCCAGGCTTTAATTATTTCACCTGGCCCTTGCTCTCCTAAAGAAGCAGGGATTTCTTGTGCGGCAATTAAACACTTTGCGGCCAAGGGTGTTCCTGTATTTGGTGTATGCCTCGGCATGCAGTCGATTGTTGATGTCTATGGTGGGACTGTGGGACGAGCGCCCATGTTGATGCATGGAAAAACTTCTCCCATTGAACACAGTGGCCAATCCGTTTTTGTCGACTTACCTAGCCCTTATGATGCTACGCGTTACCACTCACTCTGTGCTCTTGGCGATCTTCCGGATTGTTTAGAAGTCACTGCGAGAAGTGATGATGGCGTCGTGCAGGGCATAATGCACAAAGAATTACCTGTGCATGGTGTGCAATTTCACCCTGAGTCAATTTTGACTGAGCATGGTCATGATCTCTTAAATAACTTTTTGAAAATTGCGGGGATCGCTAAGTGAGCTACTTTCGCTCAGATATTGAAGCAATGAAAGGTTATACTCCTGGGGAACAACCCAAGGGTCGTGTCTTAGTGAAATTAAATACCAATGAAAACCCATTTCCGCCTTCTCCAAAAGTTATTGATGCAATCCGGAATTATCCCTTCGAAGAATTGCGTAAATATCCAGCACCTTACTCTGATTCAGTACGTGAAGCAGCATCCAAGGTCTACAATATTCCTGCAGATCAAATTATTGCAGGCAATGGCTCAGATGATATCCTCACAATTCTTTTTCGCTCTTTTGTGGCAGAAGGCAACTCAGTTGGCTGGCTCAATCCTTCTTATTCTCTTTACCCTGTATTAGCGAATATTCAGGGCGGTGAACATTTGACTATTGATCTCAAGGAAGATTTTAGCTTGCCCGAAAACTTGGCAGAAAAAGCTAAAGGATCAAAACTTTTTTTCATTACCCGTCCTAATGCACCCACGGGTAATGCCTTCGAAAAAGAGCGCTTGAGACAATTTGTGGCGGATTATGATGGCGTTGTTGTTATTGACGAAGCCTATGCAGATTTCTGTACAGACAACTGTTTTGATATGATTGACGAGTTTCCGAATCTGATCATTACACGTACCCTTTCAAAGAGCTATTCCTTAGCAGGTATTCGTGCGGGATTGGCCTTCTCCAACAAAAACTTGATTCAGGGCATGCACAAAGTGCGTGATTCCTATAATGTTAATGGCCTCAGTCAAGCAGCTGCGACTGCGGCCTTACTTGATCAAGAATACTTTCTGGCAAATACTGCCATCATCATTAAAACGCGAGAAAGCGTTGAAAAGACTCTAAAAAATCTCGGTTTTGATGTGAAGCCATCTGAAGCAAATTTTCTTTTCTGTATTCCCCCAATGGATGCAGAAAAATATACCCATGCAGTGAAAGAGGGCGGTTTTTTGATTCGCTATTTCAAAACTACAGGGATTGATAATTACGTTCGCATTTCTATTGGAAGCGAAAATGAAATGGATGAGTTCTTGTCACTAACAGCAACTATCCTTAAGGACAATAAATGAGAATAGCAAAATATATCGCAGCCTGTGGCGTTTGTTCACGACGTAAGGCTGAAGAACTAGTGAACGAAGGTTTGATCACTATTAATAATCATAAGGTAAGTGATTTATCGACAAAAGTAGATGTAGATAAAGATGAAGTTCGCTACCGTAGAAAACCTTTGGTTTTAGAAAAAAAATTCTATTACCTTTTAAATAAACCCATTGGCTATGTTTGTACGAATGATGACCCTTTTGCAGAAAAAAAGACAATTGACTTAATCCCTGATAAAGGTCGCCTTTATACAGTTGGCCGCTTAGATAAACCCTCAGAAGGACTCATTGTCCTAACTAATGATGGTGACCTAGCAAAAATTATGACGCATCCCTCTTACGAACTAGAGAAGAAGTATCGCGTTACCGTAAAAGGTCACGTCAGCCAAAGAAAACTCGATTATATCGTGAGTGATGGCATCTCTATTGAAGGGGTTAATTACCGCGTACTTGATGCTAGAATCAAGAAACAAGTCCCTGGTGGCTTCATGATTAACTTCACCCTCAACGAAGGTAAGAATCGCGAAATTCGCAAAATCTGCCAATTTCTTGATTTGCAAGTTAAGCGCTTACGTCGTTATGAGATTGCAGGCATCACCATCGGTAAACTTCCTCCAGGTGCATGGCGTCCAATGACCCAAGCTGAAGTTCGCTTCCTCAAGAAATTAGATAAATAGAGTCTAGTTAAGTCTTTTTTTTATTCTTCATGCCGAAACTCACCTTCGGCATGATTTTTTATTTTTAGACCTCATAAAATGGCTTTGATAAGCTTATTATAAAACTAGTTTGTCGTAGTAATTTCTTCTGGGTGATCAACCCAATCCATGAAAATACGGTAGGCCACTGCGAGTAGGGTCGCACCTAAGAAAAGACCTATAAGACCGCTTGCCACCATGCCTCCCAAGGCTCCAATAAGGATGACAGGCATAGGTGCATCAACACCCCTGCCGAGTAAAATGGGTTTCAGGACATTATCTGAGAGTCCACCAATAATGAAGTAAAGCGTAAAGAAGCCATTAAATAATACTGAGTTTTCTGTTCCCATCCACATATAAGCTAAGACGGGAATGATGACAAGGGCTGCAGGTACTTGTAAAATCCCGAGGAACATAACGAGCAAGGCAATGATACCCGCCATAGGGACATGTGCCATAAGTAGGCCAATACCTATAATAAGTGCTTGAATAAAGGCAACACCAATTACTCCCGTTGTTACAGAGCGTACGGTCATGACCGATAGTGAATTTAACTTTTCGCCGCGCCCTGAACCCACAATGCGATTCGATATCCGCTTCATCGCCTGACTACCTGATTCTCCCCAAGTCATCATAAAGCCCGCAATAACAATGGCACCTAAGAACATGGCAACCGAAGCAATAGCACTGCCACCTTTCGCCATAGCTTTTTTGGAGAAGGATTTTATCGGTTCTTTATACTCAATCAAAAAATCTGTGAAATCATTAGAGGCTTCGCTCCAGACTTTATGGATTTGGGGTCCTAGTACCGGCCATTCTTTTACGTTTTCACTCGGAGGTTTAATATCTAAATTTCCTGCCTCATAAGTACTATAGATATTTTGTACATGATCGACTAATGAAGCTCCCAAAGAAATTACAGGTAGACCTATAAGTAAGCAAGAAATCATAACAACTAATGTAGCCGAACGTCCTTGCTTGCCACCCATACGAATAGCCAATTTTTGCTGTAGAGGATAAAGAACAATAGCAATGATAAGCGCCCAGAGCATAATTAAGGCAAAGGGAGCAAATACTTTTATACAAAGAGAGCATAGATAAAGAATTAAAGTCATACGGATCAAGAGATCCATCATTGATTTTTTATTTAAGGGCTCATGTTCATTCGTCATTATATGTCCTTGGATTAAGTTTTGAAAAAGTTCAGTATTAATTAGATCATATTTTAAATCATTTATGTCTTTAAAAAAAGCGAAAGAATCTTTTTTAGCTAGTTATTAATTAATCATTTTGTAAGCTCTGAGGGAAAATTCGAAGTATATAAGTTAAAATAAGAGTTTATTCAGAGTACAAATGACGCTACAATAAGGCATAGAAAATTATAAGTGATATGAGAGTAACAATGAGGATTATACATACATCGGATTGGCATTTGGGTCAGAACTTCATGAATAAGAGCCGAGAGCCCGAACACCGCGCCTTTCTTGTGTGGTTACTGAAGCAATTGATTGAACATAAAGTCGATGCTCTCGTAGTCGCTGGTGATATCTTTGATACAGGCACGCCTCCAAGTTACGCCCGAAAAATATATTTTGATTTCTTAAAAAGTGCAGCGAAAGAGTGGGGTGGTCAGGTGGTGATTGTCGGTGGCAACCACGATTCAGTGAGCACACTTAATGAATCAGGTGGAGTCTTGGAAGTTGTCAATACTTTTGTCATTGGTGGTGCGGCAGATGACCCAATAGATGAGGTATGTGCTTTGAATAAACTTTCAGGTGAGCCCGGAGCCATTATTGCCGCAGTTCCTTATTTACGGGACCGTGACGTCCGAATATCGGAAGCTGGGCAGAGTGCTGATGAGAAGTCAGCGGCACTCCGCAAGGGAATTAGCGATCATTATGCGGAAGTTTATGAAGCTAGCAAAATAAAAGCATCTGAAATAGGTGGTGATTTACCTTTGATTGCAACGGGTCATTTAACCACCTCGGGCAGTGAACTCAGCGAGGGCGTACGCGAGCTTTATATTGGGACATTACAGGGCTATGATTCAGCCTCCTTCCCCGAAGACTTTGATTATATTGCTCTGGGGCACTTACATAAAAAACAGGTAATGGGTCCACGTGAACAAATTCGTTATTGTGGTTCACCCATACCACTATCGTTCATGGAAGCCAAATATGAGCGCTCAGTTAATTTAGTCGATTTAAAAGCAGGTGAAAAACCTGTCGTTGAAGAATTAGTGGTGCCGATTCATCAAAAGCTTTTGAGCCTAAGTGGCAAATTAAATGAAATTATCGAGCAGATTCAAAAACTTCCAAGTGAAGACGAAGCTTACTGGCTCGAAATTCAAATTGAGCTCGATGGTACAGAAGGCAATGTCATAAGCCAAATTAATGATTTAACACTTGAGATGAAACACGAGGTTTTGCGAGTCAAGCGTCAGCATAAAAACAAAGAGCTTCGTTTAAAGCGACTCAATGCCGAGAGGTTACATGAAATGACTGTGGAAGAAGTCTTTGAGAAACGCCTAGGCATAGCGGAATTGGATGAAGATCAGAATGGAATCCTTAGGCATTTATTTAAACAAGCCAAAAACTTGGTGGAGCAGAAATCGTGAAAATTCATAAACTAAAGTTTAAGAATCTCAATTCACTCAAAGGTGAATGGCA is from Lentisphaera profundi and encodes:
- a CDS encoding NifU family protein gives rise to the protein MIFVTHMETTPNPNALKYVLNETILEDGICQFSSVAEASDDLSRACFAVEGVVSVFYRDNYITITKNDESDWFEIEMTIKDEINNRVEAIEFKAQAVPEINFGDKQALVFEIDDILDETIRPGLAMDGGGLDIIDLSDEMVLSVRYQGACGSCPSSTTGTLMAIENILQEQFDPRITVQIANHSY
- a CDS encoding DMT family transporter; the encoded protein is MKYILMLCIGLIWGSQFLLNDYILKHFSPLGLAALRMFFGFITLSIMILLIPKERKKKIKLDKKLLILFIALGATDAAIPFYLIGYGQQQLDSAVVAIILGIIPVFTALLQNLVGKGQKAGRWQYIGMAVAFVGLFILINPSASSFSGSLKGYAAILGAAFCFAWAFMFMDRIPNSISALHASRFILMLYSIPFLIYWLYAEGFNLPTDSKAWAYLFILGVFASGIVYLFYIQSVRIAGPTFTSFSNYLVPLVGTFLGVFFLGESFTINIALALIMTILGLIICNRKS
- a CDS encoding glycine--tRNA ligase, which gives rise to MSSKATLEKITNLCKRRGLIFQSSELYGGFNGFWDFGPYGTAMRRAVESTWWDYMVEQRDNVVGQDSTIICHPQVWKASGHVDQFADIMVDNKISKKRYRIDNLLEQQNEQVLAKVAELMGSEADIGKLEAAFETKLQDSENIDTVLIDAQVIDPATGKVGDWTPPRQFNLMMQTHVGPVISEENKAYLRAETCQPIFINFQTICNSTRQKLPFGIAQTGKAFRNEINPRNFIFRSREFNQMELEFFCHADDSMEWYNFWRDQRLAFYSDVLKFKDGSMRTHDHDKLAHYAKAAMDIEFEFPFGWGELEGIHHRGTWDLSQHAEFSGQKQEYFDQARNEKYVPTVVETSVGLDRLMLALLCEAYDEDEAITAKDGKEVEGRVVMRFPAIIAPVQVAILPLSKKLSEGAREIHAKLKPFFRTEYDEAQGIGKRYRRQDEIGTPFCLTYDFESSEDNCVTVRERDSMSQERVAVDQLANYLMDKIRG
- a CDS encoding anthranilate synthase component II is translated as MLVMIDNYDSFTWNLVQYFGELGHLPKVIRNDKITIEELEELKPQALIISPGPCSPKEAGISCAAIKHFAAKGVPVFGVCLGMQSIVDVYGGTVGRAPMLMHGKTSPIEHSGQSVFVDLPSPYDATRYHSLCALGDLPDCLEVTARSDDGVVQGIMHKELPVHGVQFHPESILTEHGHDLLNNFLKIAGIAK
- the hisC gene encoding histidinol-phosphate transaminase, whose product is MSYFRSDIEAMKGYTPGEQPKGRVLVKLNTNENPFPPSPKVIDAIRNYPFEELRKYPAPYSDSVREAASKVYNIPADQIIAGNGSDDILTILFRSFVAEGNSVGWLNPSYSLYPVLANIQGGEHLTIDLKEDFSLPENLAEKAKGSKLFFITRPNAPTGNAFEKERLRQFVADYDGVVVIDEAYADFCTDNCFDMIDEFPNLIITRTLSKSYSLAGIRAGLAFSNKNLIQGMHKVRDSYNVNGLSQAAATAALLDQEYFLANTAIIIKTRESVEKTLKNLGFDVKPSEANFLFCIPPMDAEKYTHAVKEGGFLIRYFKTTGIDNYVRISIGSENEMDEFLSLTATILKDNK
- a CDS encoding pseudouridine synthase, with protein sequence MRIAKYIAACGVCSRRKAEELVNEGLITINNHKVSDLSTKVDVDKDEVRYRRKPLVLEKKFYYLLNKPIGYVCTNDDPFAEKKTIDLIPDKGRLYTVGRLDKPSEGLIVLTNDGDLAKIMTHPSYELEKKYRVTVKGHVSQRKLDYIVSDGISIEGVNYRVLDARIKKQVPGGFMINFTLNEGKNREIRKICQFLDLQVKRLRRYEIAGITIGKLPPGAWRPMTQAEVRFLKKLDK
- a CDS encoding AI-2E family transporter — translated: MTNEHEPLNKKSMMDLLIRMTLILYLCSLCIKVFAPFALIMLWALIIAIVLYPLQQKLAIRMGGKQGRSATLVVMISCLLIGLPVISLGASLVDHVQNIYSTYEAGNLDIKPPSENVKEWPVLGPQIHKVWSEASNDFTDFLIEYKEPIKSFSKKAMAKGGSAIASVAMFLGAIVIAGFMMTWGESGSQAMKRISNRIVGSGRGEKLNSLSVMTVRSVTTGVIGVAFIQALIIGIGLLMAHVPMAGIIALLVMFLGILQVPAALVIIPVLAYMWMGTENSVLFNGFFTLYFIIGGLSDNVLKPILLGRGVDAPMPVILIGALGGMVASGLIGLFLGATLLAVAYRIFMDWVDHPEEITTTN
- the sbcD gene encoding exonuclease subunit SbcD translates to MRIIHTSDWHLGQNFMNKSREPEHRAFLVWLLKQLIEHKVDALVVAGDIFDTGTPPSYARKIYFDFLKSAAKEWGGQVVIVGGNHDSVSTLNESGGVLEVVNTFVIGGAADDPIDEVCALNKLSGEPGAIIAAVPYLRDRDVRISEAGQSADEKSAALRKGISDHYAEVYEASKIKASEIGGDLPLIATGHLTTSGSELSEGVRELYIGTLQGYDSASFPEDFDYIALGHLHKKQVMGPREQIRYCGSPIPLSFMEAKYERSVNLVDLKAGEKPVVEELVVPIHQKLLSLSGKLNEIIEQIQKLPSEDEAYWLEIQIELDGTEGNVISQINDLTLEMKHEVLRVKRQHKNKELRLKRLNAERLHEMTVEEVFEKRLGIAELDEDQNGILRHLFKQAKNLVEQKS